One Capsicum annuum cultivar UCD-10X-F1 chromosome 2, UCD10Xv1.1, whole genome shotgun sequence genomic window carries:
- the LOC107860670 gene encoding glycosyltransferase BC10, with amino-acid sequence MGGLKLIRRSNSQKSQHRWKIKVFVMMLLGSFFGTLLIMETQYSRIRMLALLSTPKIQNPKIAFLFIARNRLPLDIVWDAFFQGDEENKFSILVHSRPGFLFSKVTTRSVYFLDRQVNDSIQVDWGEASMIQAERILLQHALMDPLNERFVFLSDSCIPLYNFSYTYDYIMSTPNSFVDSFADTKEGRYNPKMDPIIPVQSWRKGSQWAVLNRKHADKIVKDDRLFPMFQLHCKKKPLPEFWRDQYVPPDTSKIHNCIPDEHYVQTLLAHEGLEGEITRRTLTHTAWLILSSKERERKGWHPVTYKLADATPMLIQSIKDIDNIYYETEYRREWCTSKEKPAPCFLFARKFTRPAALRLLNMSALGLHHEVISNDWTPQ; translated from the exons ATGGGTGGCTTGAAATTGATACGAAGATCAAATTCCCAGAAATCTCAACATAGATGGAAAATAAAAGTGTTTGTCATGATGTTACTTGGTTCTTTCTTCGGGACTTTATTGATAATGGAGACACAGTATAGTAGAATTAGAATGTTAGCTTTGCTTTCTACTCCTAAAATCCAAAATCCCAAAATTGCATTTTTGTTTATCGCTCGGAATCGTCTGCCTTTGGATATTGTTTGGGATGCCTTCTTTCAG GGTGATGaggaaaataaattttcaatactGGTTCATTCACGGCCAGGGTTTCTATTCAGCAAAGTAACGACAAGATCAGTGTATttcttggatcgccaagttaaCGATAGTATACAG GTAGATTGGGGAGAAGCAAGCATGATCCAGGCAGAGcgcattttacttcagcatgcaTTGATGGATCCTCTCAATGAAcgatttgtttttctttcagacaG TTGCATACCTTTGTACAACTTCAGCTACACATATGACTACATAATGTCTACGCCAAATAGCTTTGTTGACAG CTTTGCTGATACAAAAGAAGGTCGCTACAACCCCAAAATGGATCCAATTATTCCTGTTCAAAGCTGGAGGAAAGGTTCTCAG TGGGCTGTTCTAAACAGAAAGCATGCAGATAAAATAGTGAAGGATGACAGATTATTTCCTATGTTTCAGCTGCATTGCAAG AAAAAGCCGCTCCCTGAGTTTTGGCGGGATCAGTATGTG CCTCCAGATacatccaaaattcataattgtaTACCGGATGAACACTATGTACAAACTCTGCTTGCT CATGAAGGACTTGAAGGTGAAATTACACGGAGGACACTGACTCACACTGCATGGCTTATTTTATCCTCCAAGGAGCGTGAACGGAAAGGATGGCATCCTGTTACCTATAAATTAGCTGACGCTACTCCCATGCTAATCCAATCTATCAAG GACATAGACAATATATATTACGAGACAGAATACCGGAGAGAGTGGTGCACCAGCAAGGAGAAACCTGCCCCTTGCTTCCTATTTGCAAGGAAATTCACACGGCCGGCAGCTCTGAGGCTTCTCAATATG TCTGCTCTTGGACTTCACCACGAAGTAATAAGCAACGATTGGACACCACAATGA